CTTCTGATATGATCATAGATCAAATACTGAAGAATTATCCAGAAGCAATAAGAGTTTTTAATACTTTGCTTAGTAAAGCTACTATGAAGAAAAGTGATGTTATTTACAAATCTAAAGCCCCAGACCTAGGTGTTTTAGTAGACTCACTAAACTATATAATGCAATGTCTACATTCTAAAAATTTAGAAAGTACTATAAGTAAACTTGAACAAGAAAAATCATCTTTAGTTAAAAATAAGGATAGTATAATTTCAACTAAGGATAATAAAATTAAGCAACTACAAGCTGAGATAAATCAATTGCAAGCAAAGATTGAGTTGATTGAGAGCGAGTTGAGTAACAATGATTCGAAGGAAATATCAGAAGTAAATAGATGTATTGATAACGAAAGTAAATTACTTATTGAGCAGCTTAATCAAGTTCAAGAAGAGTTAGAGATGTTATATTTTAAAAATGAAAATTTAAGGCCGGTATATTTGAAAGGTCGATCTAATAGCAATAATAATTTTAAATATTATGGAGCAGTGGATAGAGTTAAAGAGGATTTACCATATAGATTAGGTAATACAGTGATTAATAATAGTAAAAATATTACTAGTATCATAAAGATGCCTACCAAATTAATTCAAGAGTATAAAGATTTCAAAAATAGTGACGCGCCTAGTCTTCCTGATCTTGAAGATTATGAGGACTCATACAAAGCTGAAAAGGTTAAAAGTCATTTATCCTATAAGATAGGTAAGGTAATTGTTGAAAGCAAAAAATCACCAATTAAAACTTTAGGATTGCCTATTCGTATAGTTAAAGAAGTAATACTATTTAAAAAAACATTAAGATAAGAGTGATATTATGATTAACGAATATAAAATCCCTAGAGACAAGTTTAGTAGCTTGTTATTCGCATTATCAAATTACGAACAAGAAGACTTTGGTGAGGCAATCAAGAATTTGAATGATTATAACAAATCAATAAGGAAAATCTACTCTGATATATATTCGGTTACTAATATATCAGATGTACATACATCTATTATCATAGTTTATTCCGAATACAATGATATAGAGGAGTTTTATAAGTGCGTTAGATCTGTTTGTAAATCCAACAATGATAAATTAGAGCTTATAATAGTTAACAATTCTGTAAAACTAATTGATATTAAGAGTTTGGTTAGTGGCTTCAAAACATCCATAATTAATTTATCGTGCAATATACTACCTTCGGCGGCAAGAAATATTGGTTCGATTGTAGCCAGTGGGGATTGGCTATATTTTATTGACGATGATGCTGAAGTTGAAACGGAATGTCTTGAGACATTAAAATTAAATTATAAGCGTAGACATGCAGCAAGAGGATTGATTTATCCTAAAGACCCTAAGTTAACTACACCTAAGCATTATAATTTAGGCTCTAATATCGTGTCTTCAGAATTAAATATTGAGGGTAACTTATTAATTAGGAAGACGCTATTTGAGGCTGCGGGAGGATTTGACCCGCTTATGTTTGCTCATGAAGGAAAGGACTTAACGAGGAAGTGCAAATCATTAGTTAAAAATAATGAGATTATTTATGATCCTAAATTGATTATATATCACAATCCTAGTAATTATGAAGAACATAGTGCTAAGAAAGTTAGAAATGAGCGTTCAGAAAGGTATATGGCTTATAAAAAAAGTAATAATATTGATATTATTAAATGTTTAGCTATTGTTTCTGTTTCAGAGAAAGACTCATTCAATAATATATTGAAGCTAATTGAGCAAGAGAATGAAGTATCCATTCATTTTTTATTACTATCAGAAGATACTGCATCAATTTTAAAAAAGGTCAAAGAGTATCATCTATTACATCGAGTAACTGTATTGCCTGAAGCGTTTTCTGACTTTCATATCTTCGATAGGCTTGGATACTCACTGTTACTATTCATGAACGTTAATGCATCTTTTAATGAATCTGATATAAAGCGTGCATCATCAGATTCTCTTAGATATGCAATTATTAAAAGTATATCAGATCAAGATGCATGGATAACATATTTAAATCTTCTTAATAGTTCTTCTCCAAACGAATTAGCGAATAAAGCTATGGATATGGTAGAAGTTTCTCATAATAAAGATAAAATACTTTATAAATTAGATAGGCCTGAAAGTCCTAAATATCGTGAAAGAGACGATATAATAGTTATTAGTTTTTATACTACGGATGAATATTATTCTGAAAAAGCTAATGAGCTTAAAAAAGAGCTTAATTGGCTAGGTATACAGCACGATATTCAACCCATTAATATACCAGATAATTTGGCATGGCCAGACATATGTAGAAAAAAAGTAAATTATTATTACACGCTTTTTAGCAAACATAGAAAAGAGTTTAAGAAAGTAGTTTGGATAGATGTCGATTGTAACCTTAATTATCTTCCATCTTTTATACACGATTTTGATGTTGACTTTATGGCGTTTAGAAGAGGTTTTCCTCATAGTAAACACTTAGAGAAAAATAGAACTAGACACTGGGAGCCTTGCTTTTTTGTTTTTAAATCATCATCTCAAGTTTGTTATGATATGCTCAAATACGCTTCAGACTTAGAAACTGAAATGCCAACATTGAAGGCAACTGACGATTATTTTTTTGAAGAGGCGTGGAGGAAGTTTGGGTCGGCTTTAAGTGTTTTTGAGATTCCCGGAGAAATGTCTTCTAGAGGAAACAAATCACAATTCAATCCAGTTGAATCTAGAAGTCATAGTGTTTTCTTTAAATTTGGAGATAGCGGTAACGTTGCAGACTATAAAGGTAAGGTTATACAGCATTCAGTAGCTGCTAATACAGTTTCAACAAAACTAATAGTCCAGAAAGATAAAAAAGCGTCTCTACCGACTTTAATTAATATTGCCAGAACTGATAAAAAAGATATTTTTGATCCTGTATGTACGTTTGGAAAAGGATTTACTGAAAATGAGAGAGAATTGGTCAAATCTCTAACGAACTATGAATTTTCAGAAAACCCTATACTTTTAAATTGGTGGATAAGACCAGCACCAGGGAATATGGGAGATTGGTTATCGCCTTATATTCTTAGTAAGGTAGCGAAAAGATCCGTGAAGTATGCTCCTCCTCCGAAGGCGAAAGTAATTAGTCTAGGATCGGTTGGTAAATTTATTTCTGATCATCACACGGCTTGGGGCACTGGAATAAGTGCACGACATACTGATATGAATAAGAACGCGCGGTATTTGGCGGTAAGAGGGCCATATACTGCAGAAGCAATCAGTTTATCAGGTGGCACTAGCCCAAGAGTTTTTGGGGATCCAGCTATATTAATGCCAGATTTATATCAACCAAGAAAGATTAAAGGAAATGATAAAAAACAGTACGGCTTAGTTAGGCATTTTATACATCAAAATAGTGATTTAACTATAGATAGTGATATTCGTGATATTAACATTCTACTTTCATCACAAAATGATATTGAAAACTTTATTGATCAACTATTTGCTTGCAAAGCAGTTGTGACTACCTCATTACATGTGATGATACTATGTTTATCTTATAAGATACCGTGTCGATTAATTGATATTACTGAACAAGAAAAATCTGTTCATGGTGACGGTATAAAGTATAAAGATTTTTATGAAGGCGTAGGTATTAAGCCAAAATTGCATGTTGATTTTGGTTCAATAATTACAAAGTCATCAATAGAAAGTGCAGTTGTTGACGATGATTTTATTGATAGGAGTCTAATTGACGAACTTCG
This region of Psychrobacter sp. JCM 18902 genomic DNA includes:
- a CDS encoding polysaccharide pyruvyl transferase family protein, coding for MINEYKIPRDKFSSLLFALSNYEQEDFGEAIKNLNDYNKSIRKIYSDIYSVTNISDVHTSIIIVYSEYNDIEEFYKCVRSVCKSNNDKLELIIVNNSVKLIDIKSLVSGFKTSIINLSCNILPSAARNIGSIVASGDWLYFIDDDAEVETECLETLKLNYKRRHAARGLIYPKDPKLTTPKHYNLGSNIVSSELNIEGNLLIRKTLFEAAGGFDPLMFAHEGKDLTRKCKSLVKNNEIIYDPKLIIYHNPSNYEEHSAKKVRNERSERYMAYKKSNNIDIIKCLAIVSVSEKDSFNNILKLIEQENEVSIHFLLLSEDTASILKKVKEYHLLHRVTVLPEAFSDFHIFDRLGYSLLLFMNVNASFNESDIKRASSDSLRYAIIKSISDQDAWITYLNLLNSSSPNELANKAMDMVEVSHNKDKILYKLDRPESPKYRERDDIIVISFYTTDEYYSEKANELKKELNWLGIQHDIQPINIPDNLAWPDICRKKVNYYYTLFSKHRKEFKKVVWIDVDCNLNYLPSFIHDFDVDFMAFRRGFPHSKHLEKNRTRHWEPCFFVFKSSSQVCYDMLKYASDLETEMPTLKATDDYFFEEAWRKFGSALSVFEIPGEMSSRGNKSQFNPVESRSHSVFFKFGDSGNVADYKGKVIQHSVAANTVSTKLIVQKDKKASLPTLINIARTDKKDIFDPVCTFGKGFTENERELVKSLTNYEFSENPILLNWWIRPAPGNMGDWLSPYILSKVAKRSVKYAPPPKAKVISLGSVGKFISDHHTAWGTGISARHTDMNKNARYLAVRGPYTAEAISLSGGTSPRVFGDPAILMPDLYQPRKIKGNDKKQYGLVRHFIHQNSDLTIDSDIRDINILLSSQNDIENFIDQLFACKAVVTTSLHVMILCLSYKIPCRLIDITEQEKSVHGDGIKYKDFYEGVGIKPKLHVDFGSIITKSSIESAVVDDDFIDRSLIDELRKVLLDDISNNPLSYI